A window from Malassezia restricta chromosome I, complete sequence encodes these proteins:
- a CDS encoding threonine dehydratase, with amino-acid sequence MNDAPVAPAVYLHAAREHVVNEETRRMYEELPSYQRLADGTPDYLRMILGAHLYDLARQTPLQPASKLSRRLGCEILLKREDLQPVYSFKLRGAYNMMRQLDDQRKWKGVIACSAGNHAQGVAMSGAHLSIPCTIVMPIGTPSIKWENVQRLGAKVLFHGANFDEAKAECARLAEAHGLTVIPPFDHPQVITGQGTVAVEICRQTDMEHVDAVFCAVGGGGLLSGVAAYIKRVAPPHVKVMGVETYDADALAQSLERRERVELSDVGLFSDGTAVRVMGDETLRLCSSLVDGVVRVSNDEICAAIKDVFEDSRAITEPAGALAVAGMKRYIASQRGDAAGRRFVAVISGANMNFNRLRFVSERAELGEQREVIVSVTIPDRPGSFFRLHQFLHPRDVTEFSYRYSGAPQAHILASFLLNGTVPAREANPIVSSTQALEPHANLRELEIRGILQALNEAGMPAEDMSHNELAKSHSRYLIGGRATVPDERLFRFRFPERPGALQRFLTGIDAGWNISLFHYRREGGDIARVLAGVQVPPETNAKFDQFLHDLGYVFEEETHNPIYKQYLLATPPSL; translated from the coding sequence ATGAACGACGCGCCGGTAGCGCCGGCAGTGTATCTTCATGCAGCGCGAGAGCATGTGGTGAACGAGGAGACGCGACGCATGTACGAGGAGCTGCCTTCGTACCAGCGTCTCGCTGATGGCACGCCCGATTACTTGCGTATGATCCTCGGCGCGCACCTGTATGACTTGGCTCGGCAGACGCCACTGCAGCCGGCGTCCAAGTTGTCCAGGCGCTTGGGCTGCGAGATTTTGCTAAAGCGCGAGGATCTGCAGCCTGTGTACAGCTTCAAGTTGCGTGGTGCGTACAATATGATGCGGCAGCTCGATGACCAGCGCAAGTGGAAGGGTGTCATtgcctgcagcgccggcaACCATGCACAGGGCGTGGCCATGTCAGGCGCGCATCTCTCGATCCCATGCACGATCGTCATGCCCATCGGGACACCTAGTATCAAGTGGGAGAATGTCCAGCGCCTGGGCGCCAAGGTCCTATTCCATGGCGCGAACTTTGACGAGGCGAAGGCGGAGTGTGCGCGGCTGGCGGAGGCGCATGGCCTGACGGTCATTCCCCCCTTTGACCATCCCCAGGTCATTACGGGGCAGGGCACTGTGGCTGTGGAGATCTGCCGCCAGACAGATATGGAGCACGTCGATGCGGTGTTTTGTGccgtgggcggcggcggcttgcTGAGTGGTGTGGCCGCGTACATTAAGCGTGTGGCACCGCCGCACGTCAAGGTGATGGGTGTCGAGACGTACGATGCAGACGCCCTCGCACAGAGTCTCGAGCGGCGTGAGCGGGTCGAGCTTTCTGACGTCGGTCTATTCAGCGATGGCACAGCTGTGCGAGTCATGGGCGATGAGACGCTGCGTCTGTGCAGCTCGTtggtcgacggcgtcgtgcgagTGTCGAACGACGAGATCTGTGCCGCCATCAAAGATGTGTTTGAAGACTCGCGTGCGATCACAGAGCCGGCTGGCGCTCTCGCCGTGGCTGGTATGAAGCGGTACATTGCGTCGCAACGCGGCGACGCTGCAGGCCGCCGGTTCGTGGCCGTGATCAGCGGTGCGAACATGAACTTTAACCGGCTGCGCTTTGTTTctgagcgtgccgagctcggtgagcagcgcgaggtGATTGTGTCGGTGACGATCCCCGACCGCCCCGGCAGCTTTTTCCGCCTGCACCAGTTTCTCCATCCACGCGACGTGACCGAGTTTTCCTACCGCtacagcggcgcgccccAGGCGCATATTCTCGCATCCTTCCTCCTCAATGGCACGGTGCCTGCGCGTGAAGCGAACCCGATCGTATCGAGCAcacaggcgctcgagccCCACGCCAACCTGCGTGAGCTCGAGATCCGCGGCATCCTGCAGGCGCTCAATGAGGCAGGTATGCCAGCCGAGGATATGAGCCACAATGAGCTGGCCAAGTCGCATTCGCGCTACCTCATCGGCGGGCGTGCCACCGTGCCCGATGAACGCCTCTTCCGCTTCCGCTTCCCCGAGCGCCccggtgcgctgcagcgcttcTTGACCGGGATTGACGCCGGCTGGAACATTTCGCTCTTCCACTACCGCCGCGAGGGCGGCGACATCGCTCGCGTGCTCGCTGGTGTCCAGGTGCCGCCTGAGACGAACGCCAAGTTTGATCAGTTCCTGCATGATCTCGGCTACGTGTTTGAAGAGGAAACACACAATCCTATTTACAAGCAGTACTTGCTAGCCACGCCACCGTCACTGTAG